A single Bacteroidota bacterium DNA region contains:
- a CDS encoding alpha/beta hydrolase, protein MTLLVGLLIILFAFLLTVTITLLIIGPTILLQPARRKADFYKKLKHPISPEELDLDYEEINVITNDGIKLNSWLIKSASQSRGTIIYLHGVGDCKVAGIPFAKFFRDNGFNVFIYDSRRHGESGGDYCTYGFYEKYDLIKVIEYLESRKDLNTHDIGLFGSSMGAAVAIQTAAIDKRIKAVVAENSFSTLRKIFDDYQKRIVKIPFHYLRNFVIKRAEVMANFKAREVSPLQSIADVHIPILFVYAKLDKHIDYKYSIQLYENTDEPKELFPIENATHNDTWELGGKIYHDKLLNYFGRNL, encoded by the coding sequence ATGACTCTACTTGTTGGTTTGCTAATAATTTTATTTGCTTTTTTGTTGACCGTAACTATTACTTTATTGATTATTGGTCCGACTATTCTATTACAACCTGCACGGCGCAAAGCTGATTTTTATAAAAAATTAAAACATCCGATTTCTCCGGAAGAACTCGATTTGGATTACGAAGAAATAAATGTAATAACAAATGATGGAATTAAACTTAACAGTTGGCTCATCAAATCCGCTTCTCAATCGAGGGGGACAATAATTTACCTGCACGGTGTTGGCGATTGTAAGGTTGCCGGTATTCCATTTGCAAAATTTTTTAGAGATAACGGTTTCAATGTATTTATTTACGATTCACGACGGCACGGCGAAAGCGGTGGCGACTACTGCACTTACGGGTTTTACGAAAAGTACGATTTGATTAAGGTAATTGAATATCTTGAATCGAGAAAAGATTTGAATACCCACGATATTGGTTTGTTCGGTTCTTCGATGGGGGCGGCGGTTGCAATTCAAACCGCAGCGATTGATAAAAGAATAAAAGCTGTTGTCGCGGAAAACTCATTTTCCACACTCCGAAAAATTTTCGACGACTACCAAAAGCGAATTGTAAAAATACCATTTCATTACCTGCGTAACTTTGTAATTAAACGAGCCGAGGTTATGGCAAATTTCAAAGCTCGCGAAGTTTCGCCACTCCAATCAATCGCCGATGTTCACATCCCGATTTTATTCGTCTATGCAAAATTAGATAAGCACATCGACTACAAGTATTCGATACAATTATACGAAAACACAGACGAACCGAAAGAGTTATTTCCGATAGAGAACGCTACCCACAACGATACATGGGAACTCGGCGGTAAAATTTACCACGACAAATTGTTGAATTACTTCGGGAGAAATTTATAA
- a CDS encoding glycosyltransferase: protein MESNIKIALVHDWLTGMRGGEKVLEVLCEMFPDATLFTLLHNKGSVSPTIENMKIRTSIIQHLPNSMSRYQYYLPLMPFAIERFDMNEYDLIISSSHAVAKGVRVRKNAIHICYCHTPMRYIWDQYENYFSKTQSGLATRTAMGLFRRYLQQWDVKSSSRVNYFIANSKNVQERILRIYNRESEVIYPPVETSRFKISQNEGEYFLIVSALVPYKRIDIAVDAFNEIGEKLVIVGVGSELEKLKKSAMPNIEFQGWASDGVIADYYSKCRALIFPGEEDFGIVPLEAMASGKPVIAYAKGGTLETVVENRTGIFFQHQCKESLIDAAKRFDTKKFNAEEIHRHALEFDRKIFKEKIQTYTEKVLSKQQ, encoded by the coding sequence ATGGAAAGTAATATAAAAATAGCTCTTGTTCATGATTGGCTCACAGGAATGCGAGGCGGTGAAAAAGTTTTGGAAGTTTTGTGCGAGATGTTTCCGGATGCAACTCTATTTACTCTACTGCATAACAAAGGGAGTGTTTCGCCAACAATCGAGAATATGAAAATCCGAACATCTATCATTCAGCATTTACCGAATAGTATGAGCCGCTATCAGTATTATCTTCCGCTTATGCCGTTTGCAATAGAAAGATTCGACATGAATGAATATGATCTTATTATATCAAGCAGTCATGCTGTTGCAAAAGGAGTGAGAGTTAGAAAAAACGCGATACACATTTGTTATTGCCATACTCCGATGCGTTATATCTGGGACCAATACGAGAATTATTTTAGTAAAACACAATCGGGTTTAGCAACGCGAACGGCGATGGGTTTGTTTAGAAGATATTTACAACAATGGGATGTGAAATCGAGTAGCCGCGTGAATTACTTTATCGCGAATTCAAAGAATGTACAGGAACGCATTTTACGGATATACAATCGCGAATCGGAAGTAATATATCCGCCTGTTGAAACTTCGCGTTTTAAAATTTCGCAAAACGAAGGGGAATATTTTTTGATTGTATCGGCACTTGTTCCTTATAAAAGAATTGATATTGCTGTGGATGCGTTCAATGAAATAGGGGAGAAGTTAGTAATCGTAGGAGTTGGGAGTGAGTTGGAGAAGCTGAAAAAATCAGCAATGCCCAATATCGAATTTCAGGGCTGGGCGAGTGATGGTGTAATTGCCGATTACTATTCTAAATGTCGTGCACTAATTTTCCCGGGCGAGGAAGATTTCGGAATCGTTCCTCTTGAAGCGATGGCATCGGGCAAACCGGTTATTGCTTATGCAAAAGGTGGGACGCTTGAGACGGTGGTTGAAAATCGAACGGGAATTTTCTTTCAACATCAATGTAAGGAAAGCTTAATTGATGCAGCGAAAAGATTTGATACAAAAAAGTTCAATGCAGAAGAAATACATCGACATGCTCTTGAGTTTGACAGGAAAATATTTAAAGAAAAAATTCAAACATACACTGAAAAGGTGTTGAGCAAACAACAGTAA